A stretch of DNA from Triticum dicoccoides isolate Atlit2015 ecotype Zavitan chromosome 2A, WEW_v2.0, whole genome shotgun sequence:
atgcctagaggtgcgttggagactcgaacctcgcaatatcccaaataaatggagatttcgatgccaaggatccgaaaatggcggcatatcgcaacaccgtcctcaaaatgtcagcccggttcgaggggcttgaattccaccatgtggctcgggaaaacaaccagaTGGCGGACATCCTagcccgtatcggcgctaaacgcgaccctgtcccactgaacatcttcctggaaagaatgtttaaaccatccgtggtatgggaaggggacaccggcaaaaatagtccggacccggccacaaccccagatgccgaacactctgacataatcggaggctctgccaccgaaataacaccttcagcccacgtgataatggtcgtcatcgccccatggacagaaccattcctggcctacctaaccagacaagaattacccgaggaccaaaacgaggcccgctgcatagtgcggcgatctaaagcctacaaggtccatgagggagagctttataagaaaagcacaaccggagtccttcaaagatgcatctccgaagaggaagggcggaagcttttggcagaaatccatgccggactcggcggccaccacgccgcagcgccgggcccttgtaagcaaggccttccgtataggtttttattggccgacggtccGGGCAGATGCACATCATCTGGTACagcattgtgtcggttgccagctttttgcaaaccaaagccacatgccacctaccgccctccaaacaatccccattacttgtccCTTTGCAGTCTggaggctcgatatggtcggacccctcaaaggggaacccataagagaaaatacttactggtcatggtggataaattcaccaaatggatagaagccaaacctgtcaaaacggctgaatctggaccggtgatagacttcatatccggggttgcacACCATTATGGCgttccccacaacatcatcactgacaacggcacgaactttacagccgacgaggtgaaactttggtgcagcaacatgggcatcaagctcgattatgcttctgtctatcatccgcaaactaacggtcaagtcgaacgagcgaatggtcttatcatgagcggcattaaacccagaataGTCCGATCTTTAAAGGAATCAGAcactcattgggtagaggagcttgactccgtactatgggggttgcggaccacgccgaatcgcactaccggatacacaccatttttatggtgtatggcgctgaggcggtgctgccttgcgacataattcatgactcacctcgagtgcgcatgtacaaagaaagagaggctgagctcgatcagcaggatagtttggatgccctggaggaggagtgcgacgtggcaaaagcccgttccgcattctatcagcaacaggctcgaaggtatcaaagcagagaagcacgggccaaaacctataacgttggcgaactagttgtacgcctgccggagaagaaaaagaacaagcttaagcccaaatgggaaggtcccttcattatcgaccaggttctgaccggtggagcgtaccgtctgcgggatgcatcgaataatcgactcgagccaaacccatggaacgcagccagactccgaagattctacgcctagcgccggactctatgctcatctccttacctccatgaattttttgcacacctattttttctctcttttctcttcaagGCCCTAAGGGGCTATATTTGTGTCTTGGTCACACAATCTtgatgcgctaaccgcgctcaatatAACTAGGGGCTTCGtatacagaagcttaatccctTTCCGGGCtgtatgccccgcacatgtgttattcttccgcatgtatttttttcgccattatatgcatcaatatgacttaagttttggccaagctgggttgcctggctcttgtatttatgccctatgttcccgttaattcggctagagcATAAGGGGAgcgcctctgcgattgttactgccgggtcagccggatgtgtatctcagactgggtgaagccgaaagctagcgttcttaagggaatattcggtcggtgaataaaagatgactttcatttaaattactacacgcccccagatgtttttaaccTGCgtctcacagttcggacatgcacattagggcatgcgtacccaagaAAAGGAACCTTTAACAGAACTATTctgcctggaagatgtttcttactatccatgtaatatagcatagctagttgggtacttgtctgttcaaacacttatgacccctacgcctggtttccatgcatatcccggtttttatataaccgagtgggtatttggatacactccggactatcgggtccagaggttgaagcgaaaaggtccgccatgacaaatgatttacaatccggctagggacattacatatgtcacttgaagtacacagtcactaagaatgattaaattcttcttctataccatccaacaggctgtctagcctacaattctattgggaatactttgcggctaattttacttgatcatacactaaactgacggggatctctttcccatcgggccccacaggtccgacctcggccatgtagtttgggtcagccttggtatatcgtgtcttcaccatagcccaggcttcctttgcaccttgtcggcagactgatatcttccataatcggaagcgccgccgcgctcccttgagcttctctataagctcccccatgcctcctggcggggacgcggagggccataaggcttgggcaatactctgcatcacctgccgaacttgttcgtgcagttgtgagagctctggtagaagatcacccgaagaccccggcatctcctccgtgggacgacccgtcagcatacctgcagacataacgctgattagcaggcttcttcgccgaactcctttaaaaagttcgttcaagcacttactaaaaatgccgcgatgaagccgtttattctccttcacggagtccgcaagctgggctcggacatccttcagttccacgcccagccggatattggcatcttggagatcatttttctcctgcctgactcgcgtcagcacgcgctcgccagcatttcgttatcgatcatcacgtgccgtatccgcctccacggcctccggattcactccggggccacctgcaacatctattgttaggtgtgcatacatgccgcatactaTCTAGTACCgatattctttgcaatagacaaaagagttaccagggggaccctttttggactccttcaatgcggcaacagcggcttccagctgggccttgcactcgtccagctTTGAGACAGTTGGGAATTCTTTTCTGCAAGAACCTgcgcaaataatgatccttaaatcagttgcgtcaactgtttcaagtctcaggggctactgatacatataatcgtcagatttgcttacccgtacatcccttacatacggatccgtggctctggctagaccattttgagcagcacggaggtacgcgtctccagaattgaaggcatcaaatgcctctagtgagaagcaagcgtcgcggagtacggctcagcgacgcctatgattcataacGCTCTCCACTTctaaatttgtagcggatagtctatccgcatcctctgtaggaggagcatccggcgtccgcctcatgttggcttccgcctctatgtccggccctgaagCCCGACTGATGGAGGCGTGAACGGCAGCCTCTTCGGATATActccggcgagcattttttctattaaagaagtaTGGACGTCATTACAGTTTAAGAaattcatgtattcatcgtgttaatgctttgttctggtcgaAGCGGTGTTTCCTTCCTCGTCGCCATCACGGCGCAGCAACGATCGACGCTCCCTTCTCTCGCCTCCGTCACAAGTGCCGTGACGCGGAAGGACCTGTCCGCTGCACTGCATGCGCACGTCGGTTTCAGATTTCAGACGCGGTCGGAGGTCGCTATGCGCTGTGGCAAATGGCAGATGAAGCTGTCATGCGTGTGTGTGTCGGTGCGGGCGAATTTTTCAGGCTAATAAACTTGCTACTAATGCGCAGCTCAGCCACCTGCCGACCTCCAATGATGCTGTCTGTTTGCCACACGATCCTTAGTCTCAGTCGACCTGCTAATGCTAGGCTGTGACACTGGTCGTGCTCTTGCCCTTTGCACGGAGCTGAGCGTGACGCGCTGCCAAATTCCGTTtcacacgtacgtacgtacgtgcgtTGGCCTGTCACTCTCCATCTCTAGCTCAAGAAATCATTGTACATTCCTCTTTTGCATGGCACCATCCTCAACCAAACATCAACACGTACGTGTACACAGCAATGCGGACACTGAGATGCATGCAGTTGTAGGGAAACTCTGCTTTTACAAGTAGACTCTGCTCGCCCGACGTACAGATTGCCAAATGAGAAACAAATTTGATACTCAGGGGTAAATAGAACAGCTTATAATACGATGTATAAAAAAGTAGTAGCATTATTCTGCACAGATTCAGAAAAAACAGGGTAAGGAAATTGGTGATAATTATACACTATCATATCATGGTTGTTGCTACCCTACAAGATTTACTCCTGCAAATAATTAAGAGCGCTCGACGTCGCTCTCAGCGTCGCCCCGGCGAGACGACGTGCGTCCGCGTCACTCACACGTCAACGGTGCAGTAGGACGGCTGCGTGAACTTGAGCGTGACTGCCTGCTTGCCGCCCGCCGTGGCGCTCATGGCGAAGGCGCCGCCGGCGTTGCCGCCGCTGGCGGAGAGCAGCGCGGGGCAGTTGACGAAGATGTGGTAGCTGCCGGAGACCCAGCTGCCGACCTTCCACTTGACGCGGCCGTCCACCTTCACGTGCAGCAGCACGTACCCGGCGGCGATGTCCTGCTTCATGGCGTCCGCCACGTAGGGCGCCACCGGCACCGAGTCCCCGGACATCACCGGCGACCACACCGACTGGTCCTTGTGCCCCTGGTAGATCGCCGGCAGCGACACCGGCACCGTCACCGGCTCGTCGCGGTACGTGGTGAAGGCGTGCAGGGTCTTGTAGTAGATGCCCACCCGGTCGTTCGGGTTCCGGGACGCGATGGTCACCTGCGTCAGATATATACCAGAGCAAATACTGTTTCAGATACTCACTATGTAGTATGAAATGTACTTTATTTCGTGATGACAAAATTGGATATGCTTAGCTGACTACGATCCAGCTAGATTCCCTCATACTGATGTAGTGATGTTACTCTTCTAAGAGAAACATTCTCTCATACTCCTACTAGCTATCATGATTCACTAACTATAGTAGCTCTGCGATTTTAACagtagaacaaaaacagaaacaggACGCTAAACCAGTCGCTTTTACTAATTTTGTGCCTTGTTGCCTAATTGGGATCGAAGACCAAACTGTGAACTGTCCGAGATGAATGAAAACAAGAAGTTTGAGATGTGCAAACCTGGACGTCAAGGGAGAGAGCCGGATCGGCGAGGTCGATGGAGCGGAGCTGGATGTCCTGGAGGTAGAAGGAGGGCTTGGAGGGGTGCAGGGCGAGGTAGATGACGAGCGCGACGAAGCCGACGAGGACGGCGAGCGTGAGGATGCAGGCGGCGACGGAGCCGCAGCACCGCCGGAGGATCCAGTCGTGGTGAACCTTGCCCTTGCTCATGGTGACCTGATCTGATCAACTGGGCTCAGTCTCTGTGTGTACGAGTGAAGGGCTGCTAGCTGGGACTGTGGCCGTTTGCGATGTGTAGCATGTGGGTCGAAGGAAGGCTCGGAGTGAGTGGGAGTGGCTATAGGCTTACAAAAGTCCTAAATAGATTACACGCAGGAggtggtgtggtgtggtgtggcGCATGTTTCAAAAGGTTGATTATCTTTTGGGGGTTAGGGGAGGGGGCGAGGTGGCGAAAGGTACAGCCCAACTGACGAagattcttctgcttcttcttcctggGCCCCGTCGGCGGCATGGAGCTTACCTATCTATCTATCTGTTAATCCGAGATCGCTGCTCTGCGGCCTGCAGTGCGTGAGTCTGGTGTGCTTCTGGCGCTTGTGAATTGCGATTCACTCCGATCTCATCTCAGGTGGTCAAGTGCGTCAGATTCCTTCTCTTGTAGGACCTTTTACTATGAAGGTTGGTGTCTCCTGTTTAAAAAGAAAAATGAAggttggtgtcttgcattgcatgtgCACGTACTCCTACTTCTGAGAACATGAGCTGACCTTATTTTGTGGTTGGCCTGTCAATCATTGACCTGTGCTAGCGGTGCTGAAATTTCATACTGCTATGAGTTAAGAAAAAAAGCAGAGCCGTTAAACACTGGTTAATTCTTCGCTCAAAGCCTAACTTGATCACTTGATCAGAGCGGCATGGATCCGGGGAGGGAGGCACGGTCGGTCGCACCTCGCACGCATGGCGGTGACTGGCCAGGCCTAGCTCGGCAACCAGCACAGCACCAGAGAAATCTCCTCCTATCCCTAGCTAGCTTCTCCCATCCCGCTGCAGCCTAGAGCACAGCGCGGCGCGCAATAATTTAGACCGAAGCGTCGTGCGAGTGCCCGATCTCTCATGGCCCGGCCGTTTGCCGATCCGGTCGACGCGCGTAGTGGGAGTGGGAAAGGTTGGTGGCGCGTACTAGTAGCATAGCACATAGCACGCGAGCGTGGACGACGGTTCCGACGTCGCCTCACGCAACAGGGCAAAAGGCCCCCGAATTGGCCCAAGCAAGCGCGCATGGCGCCGCGCAACGAACGTTCCGGCCGGGAGCGTGCGTCCGGCCGGTGCCCTTCATTCGTTATCTCCCTCCCACTCCCCCCACCGGCCGCCCTGTGCCCCATGCCACCATGTGCTCCAGTTAAATAAACATGTAGTCTTGTCGATCTCCTACCTAATCATTCATTCGAGTTGCATACTTGCATCGGAATTTAGAAGGATCGATCATTCATTCGAGTTGCGTCGGAATTTAGAAGGATGGATCGTGCTCGCTCCGTCACAAAATAAGCCTCGTCAATTTAGTACAACTTTAATTCACGTTCGTATTAAATCAACGAtatttattttgggacggaaggagtatatGTACACAACCTTCCTACAAAAGATGCCTTGCTCTGATCATCGTATCTTGTTCTTTTTTATTCATCTTTTCTTCGTTTCTGAATCACATGCTTCGATCGATTCGTAATGACGAATATACTAGCAAACCAACCTTTGGTTGGATGATTAAAGGGACTGTGTCCGGCGTTGCGTATTTAATGAAAGGAGACGTTCCCATGAATGATGAGGTGTCTATAGTGACTCCATAAATTTTAAGATAATATGTCGGATCAGTCTTTCGGATATGCTCAGAAGGGTAAGGTGTGTACGTGTGCGCGTTCATGTGTATGCATGTGTATACGAGCACTtgtgtctgtaccgtgttaaaaaaaactGAATATACCAGCCACTCAAAAGCCGTGGTTAAGGGAAGAAATGAAAACATTCAGTAGTCCTGCTGGATAACGTTGTCGCGTAGTAGTGCGTGTGGTGGTGCCATGGTGCCGTATTATTTTTCTTTAGAATTTGGGCTTTCGGATAGAAAAGCGTTAAAGCAAAATTGTGGAAGCGCTTTGGGATCGCTTAGATCCATTTCCGAGTCACAAATGACTCGTGACTTTGTGAGAGGGGGTCTTTTTTCTCAGAAAGGGGGAGTTTGCTCGGTAAACATGCGCCGaaaagaagatatgagcaaaaattCCTCTTTCATCTCCATAGCAGTGTGGGGCAAAAGGCAGGCACCAAAAGGAAGCTGCATCAGGGTGGCTCTTTAACTTAATCTAGAAGTAACATTGCCACTTATTTTCCAAAATTTATGCAGACCGACCCTGAAGTTTGGGGTCACGGTTCGTGGCGCGCCTAATCACTCTAGAACAATCAGACAAAACGATTGCTTGGTTGTTAGAGCTGGAACTGAGCTGGGGTTACGGTTCGTGACCCTGGAGTAGTTTGTTAAGATTGTGCGTACAGTAGATGACAGGAAGACAACGCTAAATAGATACAACAATTCGTGCGTCACAGAATACAAGAGCTAGCATTCATGATGTACTACTACTCCCTTCATCCTAAATTACTTGTCGCATATCCATTTCTGCGGCAAataattccggatggagggagtacatgactaTAATACGGCTAATATTCATGAAAACATGGCCACAAGCCGCTATCTGAGTCCGACGAATCATTGCTTCCTGGATCATCATCGTGGTCACCAGGAGAACGAAGAAGAGAAGAACCAATCCAGACAAAGAAGTGCCACGAAATTCACCGACTTTGTCGACTACATCGTGTGCACGGTGAGCCACTATCAAAATACTTTTGCAGATCATCTATTCTAGGCCCTGGTTAGCTCATGAACATCAAGTATTGGTCAGAACTATCGCTGGCCCCGTGAAAGAAAAAAGAATATGAAGAAAGACTTCTATGTGAGGTAGAGCTCTTTGGAGCGTTAAGGGGCAGGTCTAGGTGCCAAAAGTtataagagaactaaaaaaatgtcTTGTATTTTTGTACAGAGGGAGTAAGTTTTAAGAGAAGGGCTAGAAATGCCCTTAGAACATCTCTAGCTCTTAAAAATTGAAAATATTACCCTTATCCCTAAAAGTTATAATTTTTAGGGGATTTTTTCATCTAGCAGATCGTCTAAAAAATATAGTCAATTCTTCCAAATGTTTGGTCAAACAATTGAAGCAAAATCATCATAAATTGAAAACAAACATAAACAATTCAAAAGTGTTATATCGTAACTGAACTACGAGCATAAATAAGTTTCATTCAATCCATCCGACAACTAAATATGACCATAGTTTGTGCCAAAAGGCACTGTAGCATCAAGACATATATTAATCCAAACTTCCCACAAAGCAACATCCTCCTCGCTCTTGTAATTGCATGACCTACTCCTCATTTTCAATGTTGGGtgtcctcgacctcctccgccaACTTGACATTTCTCCTCATCTTCGAGGTATATGGCATTGACATGGCAATGTCGTCGAGGCCGAGTGCGTGGCTTGCATTCAATTGCTCCACAAAAATCAACTACATCATCATTCAATTGCTCACTACAAAAGCAAATAGAATCCCTTGCGATTAATGTCACATCATCCATCAATCCTTGAGAAAATTGCAAACCAAAAAGTAAAGGGGGGATTTTACCTTGCAGATATTTCCTCAAGCATGACGACCTTGCTCCTTGTCTCGTCTAAATCCGACTCCTCGGTGGCCTCCAGAGGTGGATGGGTGGTAGTGTGGTTGTAGAAGGCCGAGGAGGAGTCGTCCGCTCCATGGGACACCAAGGAGGAAGCTCCAGGTGACCACATCCTTCTGTTTCTTTGTCGCGGATGCCATGTTGTCTATCGCCTTGGCCGACGGTTGGCAGTCCCTAATAGGCACTTtgattccccgaagaggaagggcgaagttGTGTAGTAGCAAAAG
This window harbors:
- the LOC119355123 gene encoding NDR1/HIN1-like protein 12, giving the protein MSKGKVHHDWILRRCCGSVAACILTLAVLVGFVALVIYLALHPSKPSFYLQDIQLRSIDLADPALSLDVQVTIASRNPNDRVGIYYKTLHAFTTYRDEPVTVPVSLPAIYQGHKDQSVWSPVMSGDSVPVAPYVADAMKQDIAAGYVLLHVKVDGRVKWKVGSWVSGSYHIFVNCPALLSASGGNAGGAFAMSATAGGKQAVTLKFTQPSYCTVDV